The DNA region GCCCGGCCCCTGCTCGAAGTCACCGGCGTCACCATGCGCTTCGGCGGCCTCACCGCCGTCAACGACGTCTCCCTCACCGTCGGCCGCGGCGAGATCATCGGACTCATCGGCCCCAACGGCGCCGGCAAGACCACCTTCTTCAACTGCCTCACCGGCCTCTACGTCCCCACCGAGGGACGCGTCGCCTACCAGGGCACCGTCCTGCCGCCCAAGCCCCACCTCGTCACCCAGGCCGGCATCGCCCGCACGTTCCAGAACATCCGGCTCTTCGCCAACATGACCGTCCTGGAGAACGTCCAGGTCGGCCGGCACAGCCGCATGCACCAGGGCCTCTTCTCCGCCATCCTGCGCGGCCCCGGCTACCGGCGCTCCGAAGCCGAGAGCCGCGACAAGGCCATGGAACTCCTGGCGTTCACCGGCCTCGCCGACAAGGCCGACCACCTCGCCCGCAACCTCCCCTACGGCGAGCAGCGGAAGCTGGAGATCGCCCGCGCCCTCGCCTCCGACCCCGGCCTCCTGCTCCTCGACGAACCCACCGCCGGCATGAACCCCCAGGAGACCCGCGCCGCCGAGGAACTCGTCTTCGCCATCCGCGACCGAGGCGTCTCCGTCCTCGTCATCGAGCACGACATGCGCTTCATCTTCAACCTCTGCGACCGCACCGCCGTGCTCGTCCAGGGCCAGAAGATCGTCGAGGGCGACCGCGAAACCGTCCAGAACGACGAGCGCGTCATCACCGCCTACCTCGGCGCCCCGCTCGAAGGCACCGCCCCCGTTACGGAGACCGACCAGTGACCGCACTCCTCGACGTCAGGGACCTCCGCGTCGCCTACGGCAAGATCGAAGCCGTCAAGGGCATCAGCTTCACCGTCAACCAGGGCGAGGTCACCACCCTCATCGGCACCAACGGCGCCGGCAAGACCACCACCCTGCGCACCCTCTCCGGCCTCCTCAAGCCCGCCTCCGGAACCATCACCTTCGACGGGCAGGCCCTCGACACCGTCCCCGCCCACAAGATCGTCGCCCTCGGCCTCGCCCACTCCCCCGAAGGCCGGCACATCTTCCCCCGCATGACCATCGAGGAGAACCTCCTCCTCGGCGCGTTCCTGCGCAACGACACCGACGGCATCACCAAGGACGTCGAACGGGCCTACGGCCTCTTCCCCATCCTCGGCGAACGCCGCAAGCAGGCCGCCGGCACCCTGTCCGGCGGCGAACAGCAGATGCTCGCCATGGGCCGCGCCCTGATGTCCCGGCCCAAGCTGCTCATGCTCGACGAGCCCTCCATGGGCCTCTCGCCGCTGATGATGCAGAAGATCATGGCCACCATCGTCGAACTCAAGGCCGACGGCACCACCATCCTGCTCGTCGAGCAGAACGCCCAGGCCGCGCTCTCCCTCTCCGACCGCGGCTACGTCATGGAGACCGGCCGCATCGTCCTCCAGGGCACCGGCGCCGACCTCCTGCACGACGAGTCCGTGCGGAAGGCCTACCTCGGCGAGGACTGACCCCCGCCCCGCGAACGACCGAGCGCACCACGGGGCGCCACAGGGCGCACGACGGAGGGCCCGGCAGCGATGCCGGGCCCTCCGTCGTACCTCACGCCCGCCGGGCCTACTCGGCCTTCGCCTCGTCGGCCTTCTTCTTGTCCTGGGCCTCGCCCTCTTCGATCACGGCCTCCGCGACCGCCGCCATCGTCATCCGACGGTCCATCGAGGTCTTCTGGATCCACCGGAACGCCGCCGGCTCGTTCAGCCCGAACTTCGTCTGCAGGACGCTCTTCGCCCGGTCCACCAGCTTGCGGGTCTCCAGCCGCTGGGTGAGATCCGCGATCTCCTCCTCCAGCGTCCGCATCTCCGTGTACCGGGACACCGCCATCTCGATCGCCGGCACCAGGTCGCTCTTGGAGAACGGCTTCACGATGTATGCCATCGCACCCGCGTCCCGCGCCCGGTCCACCAGCTCGCGCTGCGAGAACGCCGTCAGCATCAGCACCGGCGCCAGGTGCGCCTCGTGGATCTGCTCCGCCGCGGACAGCCCGTCCAGCACCGGCATCTTCACGTCGAGGATCGCCAGGTCCGGCTTCAGCTCCTGGACCAGCCGGACGGCCGTCTCCCCGTCCCCGGCTTCGCCGACGACGGTGTACCCCTCCTCTTCCAGCATCTCCTTGAGGTCGAGGCGGATCAGCGCCTCGTCCTCGGCGATCACAATGCGGGTGATCTGGGGCGAATCGGTCTCAAGCGGCTCTGCCTGCTCGTCGGCGGTGCTCACGGGGCTCCTCGTTCCGGCGGGGTACTGCATGCACGAGGGTACCTAGCTGCGCCGAGCAACGTGCGCAGGGTATCCTTCACGGGCGCGAACTTGCCGGGTTGGTGGAAGGGCAGACACGATCGCCTCAAAAGCGATTGCTCGAAAGGGCGTGTGGGTTCGAATCCCACACTCGGCACCAGAATTTCCCTCGAATTCCCAGGCCATGGGAAGTTCATCACATCGAGTGGCCCCCAAGAGAAGGCCACGCCGGGCCGTCGGCCGCGGCAGATGCTGTCGCACATGACGAACGCCTCCGTGCGCGAACAAGCCGTCCACCTCCTGCGCCGCGGCACCCGCAACACCGAGGTCGGCCGCCGCCTCGGCGTCCCGTCCGGCACGGTCTCC from Kitasatospora sp. NBC_00458 includes:
- a CDS encoding ABC transporter ATP-binding protein, yielding MTTTDAPAPAGTAPAPARPLLEVTGVTMRFGGLTAVNDVSLTVGRGEIIGLIGPNGAGKTTFFNCLTGLYVPTEGRVAYQGTVLPPKPHLVTQAGIARTFQNIRLFANMTVLENVQVGRHSRMHQGLFSAILRGPGYRRSEAESRDKAMELLAFTGLADKADHLARNLPYGEQRKLEIARALASDPGLLLLDEPTAGMNPQETRAAEELVFAIRDRGVSVLVIEHDMRFIFNLCDRTAVLVQGQKIVEGDRETVQNDERVITAYLGAPLEGTAPVTETDQ
- a CDS encoding ABC transporter ATP-binding protein; its protein translation is MTALLDVRDLRVAYGKIEAVKGISFTVNQGEVTTLIGTNGAGKTTTLRTLSGLLKPASGTITFDGQALDTVPAHKIVALGLAHSPEGRHIFPRMTIEENLLLGAFLRNDTDGITKDVERAYGLFPILGERRKQAAGTLSGGEQQMLAMGRALMSRPKLLMLDEPSMGLSPLMMQKIMATIVELKADGTTILLVEQNAQAALSLSDRGYVMETGRIVLQGTGADLLHDESVRKAYLGED
- a CDS encoding ANTAR domain-containing response regulator, coding for MSTADEQAEPLETDSPQITRIVIAEDEALIRLDLKEMLEEEGYTVVGEAGDGETAVRLVQELKPDLAILDVKMPVLDGLSAAEQIHEAHLAPVLMLTAFSQRELVDRARDAGAMAYIVKPFSKSDLVPAIEMAVSRYTEMRTLEEEIADLTQRLETRKLVDRAKSVLQTKFGLNEPAAFRWIQKTSMDRRMTMAAVAEAVIEEGEAQDKKKADEAKAE